One region of Ornithinibacter aureus genomic DNA includes:
- a CDS encoding alpha/beta fold hydrolase codes for MDTNPEIGLSIDVDGITTNYHRAGSGPVVLLVHGSGPGVSAWVNWRLTIPALAEHFTVIAPDIVGFGFTDRPEGFDYSLDTWRAHLLGFADALGLDRFSIVGNSFGGALALSMAAHQPERVDRLVLMGAAGVPFPITDGLDRVWGYEPSLETMRGLLDVFAHDPAFATDELAALRYEASVRPGFQESFAAMFPAPRQRWVDALATPDDVIAALPHRALVVHGRDDQVIPLANAHHLLELIDDSQLHVFGRCGHWTQIEHAAEFNALVARFLR; via the coding sequence ATGGACACCAACCCTGAGATCGGCCTGTCGATCGACGTCGACGGCATCACGACGAACTACCACCGGGCGGGCAGCGGCCCCGTCGTTCTGCTCGTCCACGGCTCGGGCCCGGGGGTGTCCGCGTGGGTGAACTGGCGGCTGACGATCCCGGCCCTGGCCGAGCACTTCACGGTCATCGCCCCCGACATCGTCGGCTTCGGCTTCACCGACCGTCCCGAGGGGTTCGACTACTCCCTGGACACGTGGAGGGCCCACCTGCTCGGCTTCGCCGACGCCCTCGGGCTCGACCGCTTCTCGATCGTCGGCAACAGCTTCGGCGGCGCGCTGGCCCTGTCGATGGCCGCCCACCAACCCGAGCGGGTCGACCGACTCGTGCTCATGGGTGCCGCCGGGGTGCCCTTCCCCATCACCGACGGTCTCGACCGGGTCTGGGGCTACGAGCCGTCGCTGGAGACGATGCGTGGGCTGCTCGACGTGTTCGCGCACGACCCGGCCTTCGCCACCGACGAGCTCGCGGCGCTGCGGTACGAGGCCTCGGTGCGGCCGGGCTTCCAGGAGTCCTTCGCCGCGATGTTCCCCGCGCCGCGGCAACGCTGGGTCGACGCCCTCGCCACCCCGGATGACGTCATCGCGGCCCTGCCCCACCGCGCCCTGGTCGTCCACGGCCGCGACGACCAGGTCATCCCGCTCGCCAACGCCCACCACCTGCTCGAGCTCATCGACGACAGCCAGCTGCACGTCTTCGGCCGCTGCGGGCACTGGACCCAGATCGAACACGCCGCCGAGTTCAAC